Proteins encoded within one genomic window of Carassius gibelio isolate Cgi1373 ecotype wild population from Czech Republic chromosome A4, carGib1.2-hapl.c, whole genome shotgun sequence:
- the LOC127975343 gene encoding ubiquitin-conjugating enzyme E2 H, whose product MSSPSPGKRRMDTDVVKLIESKHEVTILSGLNEFVVKFYGPQGTPYEGGVWKVRVDLPDKYPFKSPSIGFMNKIFHPNIDEASGTVCLDVINQTWTALYDLTNIFESFLPQLLAYPNPIDPLNGDAAAMYLHRPEDYKQKIKEYIQKYATEEALKEQEEGAGDSSSESSMSDFSEDEAQDMEL is encoded by the exons TATCGAGAGTAAACATGAAGTCACAATCCTGAGTGGACTCAATGAATTTGTAGTGAAGTTTTATGGACCACAAGGAA CACCGTATGAAGGGGGCGTATGGAAGGTGCGAGTAGATCTTCCAGACAAATACCCCTTCAAATCGCCCTCTATAG GATTTATGAATAAGATTTTTCATCCGAACATCGATGAAGC GTCAGGGACAGTGTGTTTAGATGTGATCAACCAGACATGGACCGCTCTTTATG ATCTCACCAATATCTTCGAGTCGTTTTTGCCACAGTTGCTGGCCTACCCGAACCCCATCGACCCTCTGAACGGAGACGCCGCAGCCATGTACCTACACCGACCAGAGGACTACAAACAGAAAATCAAAG AATACATCCAGAAATATGCAACAGAGGAGGCTCTGAAGGAGCAGGAGGAAGGAGCGGGCGACTCCTCTTCAGAAAGCTCCATGTCTGACTTTTCAGAGGACGAAGCTCAGGACATGGAGTTGTAG